In Achromobacter xylosoxidans A8, a single window of DNA contains:
- a CDS encoding DUF3734 domain-containing protein translates to MSTRRKAPTQDTGDTPPYEVVALVLQGGGALGAYQAGVYQGLHEAGIRPNWISGISIGSINAAIIAGSREDERVERLRGFWEAICRPAGFASVPWGETLGPMFEGLPFGFGSPVMNGHVSAFQALFSGQPGFFKPRFPPPYLVHGRGAASTSFYDTTPLAATLREFVDFDLLNSGAVRASFGVVNVRTGNFAYFDSLKDTLRPEHIMASGALPPGFPSVEIDGEHYWDGGIVSNTPLAQVLTTDNMRDTLAFQVDLWPARGGLPTNLEEVAERQKDIQYSSRTRLVTDQMRRVLKLRHGLQRLLAKLPEAERKAAEFDDIRKLSHTPATNIINLIYESKHRERYSKDYEFGTEAMREHWESGLSDIRATLAKPGILARPTQDSCFVTHDIHRNGKRT, encoded by the coding sequence ATGAGTACTCGCCGCAAGGCCCCGACCCAAGACACCGGCGATACGCCGCCCTATGAAGTCGTCGCCCTGGTGCTGCAGGGCGGGGGAGCGCTGGGGGCCTACCAGGCCGGGGTGTACCAAGGGCTGCACGAAGCGGGCATCCGGCCCAACTGGATTTCCGGCATTTCCATCGGGTCGATCAATGCGGCCATCATCGCGGGTTCCCGCGAGGACGAGCGGGTGGAGCGCTTGCGTGGTTTCTGGGAAGCCATCTGCCGGCCGGCGGGTTTCGCCTCGGTGCCCTGGGGCGAGACGCTCGGGCCCATGTTCGAAGGTTTGCCGTTCGGCTTCGGCTCACCCGTCATGAACGGGCATGTGTCGGCCTTCCAGGCCCTGTTCTCGGGCCAACCGGGCTTTTTCAAACCGCGTTTTCCGCCGCCCTACCTGGTGCACGGCAGGGGCGCGGCGTCCACCAGCTTCTACGACACCACGCCGCTGGCCGCGACCTTGCGGGAATTCGTGGATTTCGACCTGCTCAATAGCGGAGCCGTGCGCGCCAGTTTCGGCGTGGTCAACGTGCGGACCGGCAACTTCGCCTATTTTGACAGCCTGAAGGACACCCTGAGGCCCGAGCACATCATGGCCTCGGGCGCCTTGCCGCCAGGCTTCCCCTCCGTCGAGATCGACGGCGAACACTATTGGGACGGCGGCATCGTGTCCAACACGCCGCTGGCCCAGGTGCTGACCACGGACAACATGCGCGACACGCTGGCGTTCCAGGTCGATCTGTGGCCGGCGCGCGGCGGCCTGCCGACCAACCTGGAGGAAGTGGCCGAGCGCCAGAAGGACATCCAGTATTCCAGCCGGACCCGCCTGGTCACGGACCAGATGCGGCGCGTGCTCAAGCTGCGCCACGGCTTGCAGCGTCTGCTGGCGAAGCTGCCGGAAGCCGAGCGCAAGGCGGCTGAGTTCGACGACATCCGCAAGCTGTCCCATACGCCGGCCACCAACATCATCAACCTCATCTACGAGTCCAAGCACCGGGAGCGTTACTCCAAGGACTACGAGTTCGGCACCGAGGCCATGCGCGAGCACTGGGAGTCCGGCCTGTCCGACATTCGCGCCACGCTGGCCAAGCCCGGCATCCTGGCCCGCCCGACCCAGGACAGTTGCTTCGTCACCCACGATATCCACCGCAACGGCAAGCGCACCTGA
- a CDS encoding DUF4178 domain-containing protein, translated as MQQVLCPQCGAPVKFTSAASVMAVCGACRSTLLKDAESVKRIGEAAEVLEDYSPLCLGAAGTHEGKRFDLIGRIQLRYEDGFWNEWYLWFEDGSDGWLSDASGQYAVTRRRKVKSTQGMPAFDDIAPGDELKLDGQRYTAADVRACQAGGTQGELPFVPGEGWLAKVADYRCLDAFLTLDFSDGPEPELYIGKAFDLSAMQAASLRTNEQVEETAGRFRGQIKALDCPNCGGPISFVAAMATQVVCPSCAAAVDCSGPTAEVIEKARKVKAVKTTLALGAVAKIDGASYTLIGLMKCADPDPEEPSDWIEYLLFNPVKGFIWLVETDEGWERVRVCDTWPSHNNASSVRWNSKLYQKLYDYTSRVELALGAFNWRVKVGDSTKITDYKAGNLKLTRELSESELGWSASGPVAPAQLAEWFGDPELAKQKAMPLSGKPGGYRKFAWTALIALAFLNFDNIFSGGIVPLLIGAAFLWIPAALADKLSGKDE; from the coding sequence ATGCAGCAGGTTCTGTGTCCGCAGTGCGGCGCCCCAGTCAAATTCACGTCCGCGGCATCCGTCATGGCGGTCTGCGGCGCCTGCCGCAGCACTTTGCTGAAGGACGCCGAGTCGGTCAAGCGCATCGGCGAGGCCGCCGAAGTCCTGGAGGACTACTCGCCCTTGTGCCTGGGCGCGGCCGGCACCCATGAAGGCAAGCGCTTCGATCTGATCGGCCGCATCCAGCTGCGCTACGAAGACGGCTTCTGGAACGAGTGGTACCTCTGGTTCGAAGACGGCTCCGACGGCTGGCTGTCGGACGCCTCGGGCCAGTACGCCGTGACCCGGCGGCGCAAGGTCAAGTCCACGCAAGGCATGCCGGCGTTCGACGACATCGCGCCCGGCGACGAATTGAAGCTGGACGGGCAGCGCTACACCGCCGCCGACGTGCGCGCCTGCCAGGCGGGCGGCACGCAAGGCGAGCTGCCGTTCGTGCCGGGCGAGGGCTGGCTGGCCAAGGTGGCGGATTACCGCTGCCTGGACGCGTTCCTCACACTGGACTTTTCCGACGGACCCGAGCCCGAGCTGTACATCGGCAAGGCGTTCGACCTGTCCGCCATGCAGGCGGCATCGTTGCGGACCAACGAGCAGGTCGAGGAGACGGCCGGCCGTTTCCGTGGCCAGATCAAGGCGCTGGACTGCCCGAACTGCGGCGGGCCGATAAGTTTCGTGGCCGCCATGGCCACCCAGGTGGTCTGCCCCTCGTGCGCGGCCGCGGTCGACTGCTCGGGTCCCACCGCCGAAGTCATCGAGAAGGCCCGCAAGGTCAAGGCCGTCAAGACCACGCTGGCGCTGGGCGCGGTGGCCAAGATCGACGGCGCTTCCTATACGCTCATCGGCCTGATGAAGTGCGCCGATCCGGATCCCGAGGAACCGTCCGACTGGATCGAGTACCTGCTGTTCAATCCGGTGAAGGGATTCATCTGGCTGGTGGAAACCGACGAAGGGTGGGAGCGCGTGCGGGTGTGCGACACCTGGCCCAGCCACAACAACGCCAGCAGCGTGCGCTGGAACTCCAAGCTTTATCAGAAACTGTACGACTACACCTCGCGCGTGGAGCTGGCGCTGGGCGCGTTCAACTGGCGCGTCAAGGTCGGCGACAGCACCAAGATCACGGATTACAAGGCTGGCAACCTCAAACTGACCCGCGAGCTGAGCGAGTCCGAACTGGGCTGGTCGGCCTCGGGGCCGGTGGCGCCGGCGCAATTGGCCGAATGGTTCGGGGACCCTGAACTGGCCAAGCAGAAGGCCATGCCGCTTAGCGGCAAACCCGGGGGGTATCGCAAGTTTGCCTGGACGGCCCTGATCGCGCTGGCCTTCCTGAACTTCGACAATATCTTCAGCGGGGGCATCGTTCCTCTTCTGATCGGCGCGGCGTTCCTCTGGATTCCGGCGGCGCTGGCGGACAAACTATCCGGCAAGGACGAATGA
- a CDS encoding DUF4136 domain-containing protein — protein MKAFKLLAAGSMTALLAACASGPTVKSDYDHQANFAQYRTFGYMTPLGTDKAGYSSLLTERLKNATRGQMEMRGYTYSASNPDLLVNFSAKLQQKVQVTPAAPPMGPYYGYRAGFYGGWPGYGWGDDVYQYTEGTLNIDLVDMRRRQLVWEGLAVGEVQPDAAATPENTDKVVAQIFSKYPFRAGVGTPQVPDKSK, from the coding sequence ATGAAAGCGTTCAAATTGCTGGCTGCGGGTTCCATGACGGCTCTGTTGGCGGCTTGCGCCTCGGGTCCCACCGTCAAGAGCGACTACGATCACCAGGCGAATTTCGCCCAGTATCGGACATTTGGGTACATGACGCCGCTGGGCACGGACAAAGCGGGCTACAGTAGCTTGCTGACCGAGCGCCTCAAGAACGCCACGCGCGGCCAGATGGAAATGCGCGGCTATACCTATAGCGCCTCCAATCCCGACCTGCTGGTCAATTTCAGCGCCAAGCTGCAGCAGAAGGTGCAGGTCACGCCGGCCGCTCCGCCCATGGGCCCGTACTACGGCTATCGCGCCGGCTTCTACGGCGGCTGGCCCGGCTACGGTTGGGGCGACGACGTCTACCAATATACTGAGGGCACCTTGAATATCGACTTGGTCGACATGCGCCGCAGGCAGCTGGTCTGGGAAGGCCTGGCGGTGGGCGAGGTCCAGCCCGACGCGGCCGCTACGCCCGAGAACACGGACAAGGTGGTCGCGCAGATTTTCTCCAAGTATCCGTTCCGCGCGGGCGTGGGCACGCCGCAAGTGCCGGACAAAAGCAAGTAG
- the speD gene encoding adenosylmethionine decarboxylase produces MTPHATPGRHVLADFRGVPADRLTDAQALERDLVAAAQAAGARVLSAHFHHFGDGAGVTGVVLLSESHISIHTWPEHQFAALDVFMCGAARPELALEHLRTLLAPESVHATTVARG; encoded by the coding sequence GTGACCCCGCATGCTACCCCTGGCCGCCACGTGCTGGCGGATTTCCGCGGCGTGCCGGCGGATCGCCTGACCGACGCGCAGGCGCTGGAACGCGATCTGGTCGCCGCGGCGCAGGCGGCGGGCGCGCGCGTGCTCAGCGCGCATTTTCATCATTTCGGCGACGGCGCTGGCGTGACCGGCGTGGTCCTGCTGAGCGAATCCCACATCAGCATCCACACCTGGCCCGAGCACCAGTTCGCCGCGCTGGACGTCTTCATGTGCGGCGCGGCGCGGCCCGAGCTGGCGCTGGAGCACCTGCGGACGCTGCTGGCGCCCGAGTCGGTGCACGCGACCACGGTGGCGCGCGGCTGA
- a CDS encoding DUF350 domain-containing protein has product MHPVVTYLIYMASALAMLGVFTLVYTAVTRYKEFELIREGNIAAVLSYGGALVGFSFTLCSSIAIHASYAMFLLWGLVAMLVQIVVYVGVSQAVRGMNEAIEENNIAMGGLIGSISIAAGIVNAASLT; this is encoded by the coding sequence ATGCATCCGGTGGTGACCTATCTGATCTATATGGCGTCCGCGCTTGCCATGCTGGGTGTCTTCACCCTGGTCTACACGGCCGTCACGCGCTACAAGGAATTCGAGCTGATCCGAGAAGGCAATATCGCCGCGGTGCTGTCATATGGCGGCGCGCTGGTGGGCTTCAGCTTTACCTTGTGCTCCAGCATCGCGATCCACGCCAGCTATGCCATGTTCCTGCTCTGGGGGCTTGTGGCCATGTTGGTGCAGATCGTCGTGTACGTGGGCGTGTCCCAGGCCGTGCGCGGCATGAACGAGGCCATCGAAGAAAACAACATCGCCATGGGCGGGCTGATCGGGTCGATTTCGATCGCCGCCGGCATCGTCAACGCCGCCAGCCTGACCTGA
- a CDS encoding sulfate/molybdate ABC transporter ATP-binding protein, producing MSVNIRVRKQMVSGDRRFGLDVAFDSSAKRIALFGPSGAGKSLTLRAVAGLLRPDSGRIEINGRVLFDADAGVSLPAQSRRVAYLFQDYALFPHLTVAQNIAFGLRRGWRNPPRREVGPEAQRWVDAFELGSIVGSYPSEISGGQKQRVALARALMLRPDILLLDEPFSALDSQLRGKMRSELNALQRQLDVPMLLITHDPADVDALADEVFEVREGRVRRHDEDVGV from the coding sequence ATGAGCGTCAACATCCGGGTGCGCAAGCAGATGGTGTCCGGCGACCGGCGCTTCGGGCTGGACGTGGCGTTCGATTCCTCGGCCAAGCGCATCGCGCTGTTCGGTCCGTCGGGGGCGGGCAAGAGCCTGACGCTGCGCGCGGTGGCGGGTCTGCTGCGCCCCGATTCGGGCCGCATCGAGATCAACGGCCGCGTGCTGTTCGATGCCGACGCCGGCGTCAGCCTGCCCGCGCAGTCGCGCCGCGTCGCCTATCTGTTCCAGGACTACGCCCTGTTTCCTCATCTGACCGTGGCGCAGAACATTGCTTTTGGATTGCGGCGCGGTTGGCGCAATCCGCCCAGGCGCGAGGTCGGGCCCGAGGCGCAGCGCTGGGTGGACGCGTTCGAGCTGGGCTCCATTGTGGGCAGCTATCCCAGCGAAATCTCGGGCGGGCAGAAGCAACGGGTCGCCTTGGCGCGAGCCCTCATGCTGCGGCCGGACATCCTGCTGCTCGACGAGCCCTTTTCAGCGCTGGACTCGCAGCTGCGCGGCAAGATGCGTTCGGAGCTCAACGCCTTGCAGCGCCAGTTGGACGTACCCATGCTCCTGATCACGCACGACCCGGCCGACGTGGACGCGCTGGCCGACGAAGTGTTCGAAGTGCGCGAGGGCAGGGTGCGGCGCCACGATGAGGACGTGGGCGTCTGA
- a CDS encoding helix-turn-helix domain-containing protein has product MNAPARLAQVAPARAADTPYALDGWWTLVYQGWTLLTPQGIRIGLTALERTCLLCLAGNPARELRRDEFMAARKRTTMRTLNVAICRLRGKVLLAGARLPLHTVHGMGYVFLGKLRELSET; this is encoded by the coding sequence GTGAATGCCCCCGCTCGCCTTGCCCAAGTCGCGCCTGCCCGCGCGGCCGACACTCCCTACGCCTTGGACGGCTGGTGGACCCTGGTCTACCAGGGCTGGACCCTGCTTACGCCCCAGGGCATCCGCATCGGCCTGACTGCCCTGGAGCGCACTTGCCTGCTTTGCCTGGCGGGCAATCCCGCCAGGGAACTGCGGCGCGATGAATTCATGGCCGCCCGCAAGCGCACCACGATGCGCACGCTGAATGTGGCCATATGCCGCCTGCGCGGCAAGGTCCTGCTGGCTGGCGCCCGGCTGCCGTTGCATACGGTCCATGGCATGGGCTATGTGTTCCTGGGCAAGCTGCGGGAGCTTTCCGAGACCTGA
- a CDS encoding TOBE domain-containing protein has protein sequence MLELDGSIWFRSGAQTWGGKNRIDLLAQIDATGSITAAARAVGMSYKGAWDAIDAMNNLAGEPLVIRAAGGKGGGGTRLTDRARGLIGTFRALEAEHRKFMENLTRAGMNASGDIDLMRRFMLKTSARNKLLGTVIQIRAGAVNDEIVLRIAGGLTITATITRESTQELGLAMGKEAIALVKASSVIVGAPGPGLRLSARNQLPGKITALRPGAVNSEILIGLDGGVTLAAIVTNESAQDLALDVGADAVAIFKASSVILGVLD, from the coding sequence ATGTTGGAACTTGACGGCTCGATTTGGTTTCGCTCCGGCGCCCAGACCTGGGGCGGCAAAAACCGCATAGACCTGCTGGCGCAAATCGACGCTACTGGCTCGATCACGGCCGCCGCGCGCGCCGTGGGCATGAGCTACAAGGGGGCCTGGGACGCCATCGACGCCATGAACAACCTGGCGGGCGAGCCTTTGGTGATCCGGGCCGCCGGCGGCAAGGGCGGCGGCGGCACGCGCCTGACGGACCGCGCGCGCGGCCTGATCGGCACCTTCCGCGCCCTGGAGGCCGAACACCGCAAGTTCATGGAAAACCTGACCCGCGCTGGCATGAACGCCAGCGGCGACATCGACCTCATGAGGCGTTTCATGCTAAAGACCAGCGCACGCAACAAACTGCTAGGCACCGTCATCCAGATCCGCGCCGGCGCCGTCAACGACGAAATCGTGCTGCGCATCGCGGGCGGCCTGACCATCACGGCCACCATCACGCGCGAAAGCACGCAGGAACTGGGATTGGCGATGGGCAAGGAGGCGATCGCGCTGGTCAAGGCGTCGTCGGTCATCGTGGGCGCGCCCGGCCCCGGCCTGCGCCTGTCGGCGCGCAATCAGCTACCGGGCAAAATCACCGCCCTGCGCCCGGGCGCCGTCAACAGCGAGATCCTGATCGGACTGGACGGCGGCGTGACGCTGGCGGCCATCGTCACCAATGAAAGCGCACAGGATCTGGCGCTGGACGTAGGCGCCGACGCGGTGGCGATCTTCAAGGCTTCCAGTGTGATACTCGGCGTGCTGGACTGA
- a CDS encoding efflux RND transporter periplasmic adaptor subunit: MRFSPKRVSGLVFSGGVLALILAGCGEKPHMNPGMPQVSVITIQPQRAPIVSDLPGRVDAVRDAQIRSRVTGIVQKIAFEQGGDVKENQLLFKIDPAPYKAAYDQATAQLKQAQANLFSAKLLADRYAPLVKANAVSKQEYDNAVASYRQADAAVAAAKAAQDNAAINLGYTDVTSPITGRIGKPLVTEGALVEGTSATQMATVQQLDPIYVDFTQSTAELASLRRAFASGQLQQVGKDTARATIVLEDGSEYGQPGKLLFTGITVDPTTGQVNLRAEVPNPDGILLPGMYVRVRLEQGVDDKALMVPQQALQRTADGLQSLLLVKDNKIEQIPVTTGGALKSNWIVTSGLKAGDVVVVEGFQKVRPGAPVQASEWKNGTPAAGGQAPAQPGAKPAESAPQPGAKPAEPAQQDKAAGQKS, translated from the coding sequence ATGCGGTTTTCGCCTAAACGTGTTTCAGGGCTGGTTTTTTCTGGTGGGGTCCTCGCACTGATATTGGCTGGTTGCGGTGAAAAGCCGCACATGAATCCAGGCATGCCCCAAGTCAGCGTCATTACGATCCAGCCGCAGCGCGCGCCCATCGTGTCCGACCTGCCTGGCCGCGTCGATGCCGTCCGGGACGCGCAGATCCGTTCGCGCGTCACCGGCATCGTCCAGAAGATCGCCTTCGAGCAGGGCGGGGACGTCAAGGAAAACCAACTGCTGTTCAAGATCGATCCGGCGCCCTACAAGGCCGCCTACGATCAGGCCACGGCGCAGCTCAAGCAGGCTCAGGCCAATCTGTTCAGCGCCAAGCTGCTGGCCGACCGCTACGCGCCGCTGGTCAAGGCCAACGCCGTCAGCAAGCAGGAATACGACAACGCCGTGGCCTCGTACCGCCAGGCGGACGCCGCCGTCGCCGCCGCCAAGGCCGCGCAGGACAACGCTGCGATCAACCTCGGTTACACCGACGTCACCTCGCCCATCACCGGCCGCATCGGCAAGCCGCTGGTCACCGAAGGCGCGCTGGTCGAGGGCACCTCCGCCACGCAGATGGCCACGGTGCAGCAGCTGGATCCGATCTACGTGGACTTCACCCAGTCCACCGCGGAACTCGCATCCCTGCGCCGCGCTTTCGCCAGCGGCCAGCTGCAGCAGGTCGGCAAGGACACGGCGCGCGCCACCATCGTGCTGGAAGACGGCTCCGAGTACGGCCAGCCGGGCAAGCTGCTGTTCACCGGCATCACCGTGGATCCGACCACGGGGCAGGTCAACCTGCGCGCCGAAGTCCCCAACCCCGACGGCATCCTGCTGCCCGGCATGTACGTGCGCGTGCGCCTGGAGCAGGGCGTGGACGACAAGGCCCTGATGGTGCCGCAGCAGGCGCTGCAGCGTACCGCGGATGGCCTGCAAAGCCTGTTGCTGGTCAAGGACAACAAGATCGAGCAGATACCGGTCACCACTGGCGGCGCTCTCAAGAGCAACTGGATCGTCACCAGCGGCCTGAAGGCTGGCGACGTGGTCGTGGTGGAAGGGTTCCAGAAGGTCCGCCCGGGTGCGCCGGTGCAGGCCAGCGAATGGAAGAACGGCACGCCCGCAGCGGGCGGCCAGGCTCCCGCGCAACCGGGCGCCAAGCCCGCGGAATCCGCCCCGCAGCCCGGCGCCAAGCCGGCCGAGCCTGCGCAGCAGGACAAGGCCGCAGGCCAGAAATCTTAA
- the modB gene encoding molybdate ABC transporter permease subunit, with translation MSDPVWVPLLLSLKVAGWATLLATVAGTAAAYGLSRWRWPGRDLLDALLTLPLVLPPTVLGYYLLVLLGRRGIIGETLADWGIELVFTWQGAVIAASVVAFPLVFKSARAAFENVDSQLESAARVLGVCEAGVFFRVTLPLAARGIAAGVLLAFARALGEFGATLMIAGNLPGRTQTLSVAIYEAVQAGDDATANMLVLVTSVTCVVVLLLAGKLVPVSSGRRNGGAL, from the coding sequence ATGAGTGATCCGGTTTGGGTGCCCCTGCTGCTTTCCCTGAAAGTGGCAGGCTGGGCAACGTTGTTGGCGACCGTGGCCGGCACGGCCGCGGCCTATGGCCTGTCGCGCTGGCGCTGGCCGGGCCGCGATCTTCTGGACGCGCTGCTGACCTTGCCGCTGGTGCTGCCGCCCACGGTGCTCGGCTACTACCTGCTGGTGTTGCTGGGGCGCCGCGGCATCATCGGCGAGACGCTGGCGGACTGGGGCATCGAACTGGTCTTCACCTGGCAGGGCGCGGTGATCGCGGCTTCCGTGGTGGCGTTTCCGCTGGTGTTCAAATCGGCCCGCGCGGCCTTCGAAAACGTCGATAGCCAGCTCGAAAGCGCGGCGCGCGTGCTGGGCGTGTGCGAGGCGGGGGTGTTCTTCCGCGTTACGCTGCCTTTGGCCGCGCGCGGCATCGCTGCCGGCGTGCTGCTGGCGTTCGCGCGGGCGCTGGGCGAATTCGGCGCCACGCTGATGATCGCCGGCAACCTGCCGGGGCGCACACAAACCCTGTCGGTCGCCATCTACGAGGCGGTGCAGGCAGGTGACGATGCCACCGCCAACATGCTGGTGCTGGTCACTTCGGTGACCTGCGTGGTGGTCTTGCTGCTGGCCGGCAAGCTGGTGCCTGTCAGCAGCGGCCGGCGCAACGGGGGCGCGCTATGA
- the modA gene encoding molybdate ABC transporter substrate-binding protein: MFCKRPIVALSLALAAAWGANANAGDLVVSAAASLTNAFKEVAQGYEKEHAGTKVILNFGASDVLLQQIVKGAPADVFASADQKAMDKAVEEKAVKPASRVDFAANQVVLIVPADSKANITALKDLTRDDVKRIAYGNPASVPVGRYTQGALEAAGLWKEVQAKSVLAQNVRQSLDYVARGEVDAGFVFATDAAIMADKVKVAVRVPSQTPVTYPIAVTTREAAAKEAESFVAYVLSPAGQAILSRYGFQKP, encoded by the coding sequence ATGTTCTGCAAACGTCCGATCGTGGCGCTGTCCTTGGCGCTGGCCGCCGCATGGGGCGCCAATGCCAACGCCGGCGACCTGGTGGTGTCGGCCGCCGCCAGCCTGACCAATGCCTTCAAGGAAGTCGCGCAAGGCTACGAAAAAGAGCACGCCGGCACCAAGGTCATCCTGAACTTCGGCGCTTCCGACGTGCTGCTGCAGCAGATCGTCAAGGGCGCGCCGGCCGACGTGTTCGCCTCGGCCGACCAGAAGGCCATGGACAAGGCGGTCGAGGAAAAAGCCGTCAAGCCGGCCTCCCGCGTGGACTTCGCCGCCAACCAGGTGGTGCTGATCGTGCCCGCCGACAGCAAGGCCAACATCACCGCGCTCAAGGACCTGACCCGCGACGACGTCAAGCGCATCGCCTATGGCAACCCGGCATCGGTGCCGGTGGGCCGCTATACCCAGGGCGCGCTGGAAGCGGCCGGCCTGTGGAAGGAAGTGCAGGCCAAGAGCGTGCTGGCCCAGAACGTGCGCCAGAGCCTGGACTACGTGGCGCGCGGCGAGGTCGACGCGGGCTTCGTGTTCGCGACCGACGCGGCCATCATGGCGGACAAGGTCAAGGTCGCGGTACGCGTGCCGTCGCAGACGCCGGTGACCTATCCCATCGCCGTCACCACCCGCGAAGCCGCCGCCAAAGAAGCCGAAAGTTTCGTCGCCTATGTGCTGTCTCCAGCGGGTCAGGCGATACTGTCGCGCTACGGCTTCCAGAAGCCCTGA
- a CDS encoding SPFH domain-containing protein: MSLGSFIRKQFIDILQWNEDRDGVLAWRHPMQDFEIQYGASLTVRESQMAVFVNEGKVADVFGPGMYKLTTQTLPILTYLKNWDKLFESPFKSDVIFFSTRLQLGRRWGTAQPVTLRDSEFGMVRLRAFGVYSYQISDPAKFYREISGTRDEYTVDDLEAQLRNMVVAAMTTALGGSKVPFLDMAGNQGLMSQSIAEQLGPVFDRYGVKLDNFTVENVSLPEELQKALDTRISMGMAGDLGKFTQYQTATAIPMAAQNEGGIAGIGAGLAAGAALGQTMAAGLAGAQGQPQQAAQPPAQQAPAAAGGDPAQRLQQLKDLLDKGLITAADYDSAKAEVLKKLTS, from the coding sequence ATGAGTCTCGGTTCATTCATCCGCAAGCAGTTCATCGACATCCTGCAATGGAACGAGGACCGCGACGGCGTGCTCGCCTGGCGCCATCCGATGCAGGACTTCGAAATCCAGTATGGCGCCAGCCTGACCGTGCGCGAGTCGCAGATGGCGGTGTTCGTCAATGAGGGTAAGGTGGCCGACGTGTTCGGCCCCGGCATGTACAAGCTGACCACGCAGACGCTGCCGATCCTGACCTACCTGAAGAACTGGGACAAGCTGTTCGAGTCGCCCTTCAAGTCGGACGTGATCTTCTTCAGCACCCGCCTGCAACTGGGCCGGCGCTGGGGCACGGCCCAGCCGGTGACCCTGCGCGACAGCGAGTTCGGCATGGTGCGCCTGCGCGCCTTCGGCGTGTATTCCTACCAGATCTCCGATCCCGCCAAGTTCTACCGCGAGATCAGCGGCACGCGCGACGAATACACCGTGGACGACCTGGAGGCGCAGTTGCGCAACATGGTGGTCGCGGCGATGACGACGGCGCTGGGCGGCTCCAAAGTGCCGTTCCTGGACATGGCCGGCAACCAGGGGTTGATGTCGCAGAGCATCGCCGAGCAACTGGGACCGGTGTTTGACCGCTACGGCGTCAAGCTGGACAACTTCACGGTCGAGAACGTTTCGCTGCCGGAAGAACTGCAAAAAGCGCTGGACACCCGGATTTCCATGGGCATGGCCGGCGACCTGGGCAAGTTCACCCAGTATCAGACCGCCACGGCCATCCCGATGGCGGCGCAGAACGAGGGTGGCATCGCCGGCATCGGCGCGGGCCTGGCGGCCGGCGCGGCGCTGGGCCAAACCATGGCCGCGGGCCTGGCCGGCGCCCAGGGGCAGCCGCAGCAGGCGGCGCAGCCGCCAGCCCAGCAGGCGCCTGCCGCAGCGGGCGGCGATCCGGCGCAGCGGCTGCAGCAGCTCAAGGACCTGCTGGACAAAGGCCTGATCACGGCCGCGGACTACGATTCGGCCAAGGCCGAAGTGCTGAAGAAACTCACCAGCTAA